The following are encoded in a window of Vigna unguiculata cultivar IT97K-499-35 chromosome 8, ASM411807v1, whole genome shotgun sequence genomic DNA:
- the LOC114193627 gene encoding abscisic acid 8'-hydroxylase CYP707A1-like isoform X1 gives MDAIFAYIIVIFLTLFSFMFLPKLNRRKPQNQTTAKLPPGSMGWPYIGETLQLYSQDPNVYFSTKHKRFGEIFKTNILGCPCVMLISPEAARFVLVTQAHLFKPTYPKSKERLIGPFALFFHQGDYHTRLRKLVQRSLSFEALRNLVPHIEALVLSGMNSWGDGQVINMFKEMKRISFEVGILTTFGHLEPRSREELKKNYRIVDAGYNSFPTCIPGTQYQKALLARKRLGKIISEIICERKEKKLVERDLLSCLLNWKGEGGEVLSDDQIADNIIGVLFAAQDTTASAMTWVVKYLHDEPKLLESVKAEQKAIHKSNEGNNLPLSWDQTRNMRITHKVVLESLRMASIISFPFREAIADVEYKGFLIPKGWKAMPLFRNIHHNPEFFPEPQKFNPSRFEVAPKPNTFMPFGSGVHACPGNELAKLETLIMIHHLVTKFRWEVVGSKCGIQYGPFPLPLNGLPARCWRESTS, from the exons ATGGATGCAATTTTCGCTTACATCATTGTCATTTTTCTTACCTTATTTTCATTCATGTTCTTACCAAAACTAAACAGAAGAAAACCTCAGAACCAAACAACCGCAAAGCTCCCTCCAGGTTCAATGGGTTGGCCGTACATAGGAGAAACCCTCCAACTCTACTCCCAAGACCCAAATGTCTACTTTTCCACCAAACACAAAAG GTTTGGTGAGATATTTAAGACCAACATCCTGGGTTGTCCCTGTGTGATGCTGATCAGCCCTGAGGCTGCACGCTTTGTGCTAGTGACTCAAGCTCACTTGTTCAAACCAACATACCCGAAAAGCAAAGAGCGTTTGATTGGTCCTTTTGCTTTGTTTTTCCATCAGGGAGACTACCACACTCGTCTGAGGAAGCTTGTTCAGAGGTCACTTTCCTTTGAAGCACTTCGCAACTTGGTGCCTCATATCGAAGCCTTAGTGTTATCTGGCATGAACTCTTGGGGTGATGGTCAAGTCATCAACATGTTTAAGGAAATGAAAAGG ATTTCTTTTGAAGTTGGAATCCTCACTACTTTTGGCCATCTTGAGCCACGTTCGAGGGAGGAGCTAAAGAAGAATTACCGTATTGTGGATGCTGGTTACAATTCCTTCCCAACTTGCATTCCAGGAACACAGTACCAAAAAGCACTTTTG GCTAGAAAGAGACTCGGGAAGATTATAAGTGAGATTATCTGTgagaggaaggagaagaagtTGGTCGAAAGGGATCTTTTGAGTTGTCTGTTGAATTGGAAAGGTGAAGGAGGAGAAGTGTTATCTGATGACCAAATTGCAGATAACATTATTGGGGTGCTTTTTGCTGCTCAGGACACCACAGCTAGTGCCATGACATGGGTTGTAAAGTACCTGCATGATGAACCGAAACTTCTGGAGTCAGTAAAG GCAGAGCAGAAGGCTATTCACAAGTCTAATGAAGGTAATAATCTACCACTGAGTTGGGATCAGACTAGAAACATGAGAATCACTCACAAG GTTGTGTTAGAGAGTTTGAGAATGGCAAGCATTATTTCATTTCCTTTCAGAGAGGCAATAGCTGATGTGGAGTACAAGG GATTCTTAATACCAAAAGGGTGGAAAGCCATGCCTCTATTCAGAAATATTCACCACAATCCTGAGTTCTTTCCGGAGCCTCAGAAATTCAACCCTTCAAGGTTTGAG GTTGCACCAAAGCCCAATACTTTCATGCCATTTGGCAGTGGAGTACATGCCTGCCCTGGCAATGAGCTTGCTAAGCTGGAGACACTGATTATGATCCATCATTTGGTCACCAAATTTAG GTGGGAAGTGGTAGGATCCAAGTGTGGAATTCAGTATGGTCCATTTCCTTTGCCACTGAATGGACTCCCAGCTAGATGTTGGAGAGAATCTACCAGCTAG
- the LOC114194352 gene encoding protein WEAK CHLOROPLAST MOVEMENT UNDER BLUE LIGHT 1-like isoform X1 produces MHDAFNSSSCFLQMEDVEDKPPPETSVIMAEQKPLVETPEENSEVMMAGTGFPTEFSDLEVSLNASNDKTIAQVEHLPTGDSASTPEATIHGTEETHQEEDIFNRQKEGVSAVTASSDVDNNLMNPSTSSSETKELQSGSIELITDSPQTMVADVAEDNSASTSKGSVHETEQSNQGAMPANSEAGKLEDMSNRQQDGSDADNQMEPSTSSFKEKELQNVPQTVDTDVVEEAVGSHSVAAGNDDVDNSSEKIELLNDHKELKIELPQTEVEAVEPPAASDEMASSSEQVELQNDEEEQKTDPSQDNVTDVALRGDDSPSASDDSEMKLLQDDQKEQKTDPSQTSITDTTVGATDSPSFVRQMTVRRTLIDTAAPFESVKEAVSKFGGIVDWKAHRIQTVERRKHVEHEHEKAQQLIPECRKKAEAAEKEKMRVLQELDTTKRLIEELKLNLERAQTEERQARQDSELAKLRVEEMEQGIADDSSVAAKAQLEVARARYSSAVTELTSIKEELDALRGEYASLVVEKEEAVKKSEEAIASSKQVEKTVEDLTIELIATKEALESAHAAHMEAEEQRIGTVMAKDQDCLLWETELNQAEEEVQSLNQKILSAKDLKSKLQAASALLLNLKAELSLYMESKPDPEGGDEGVSKEGQDKPAKKTHSEIQEAVASAKKELEEVKLNIEKATTEVNYLKVAVASLKTELENEKLSFASMRQREGMASIAAASLEGELENTVSETALVQMKEKEAREKIAVLPKKLQEAVEENNEAKLLAQEAREELQRVEEEAEQLKASASTLQSKLLAAEMEIEAARASERLAIAAGKALQESESPKSSKTEVDSSNWVTLSVEEYYNLSKQAHDAEKEANMRVATANSRIEAAKESELRTLEKLNGVTREMAARRESLKMAMEKAEKAREGKLGVEQELRKWRADHEQRRKAGSAVGKELVKHQSSKSSDGILERHKTHRLPMPLRYFSSSKSYVHSNGGAAVSSPDSKSGKKKKKSFFPWVLMFFGKKKSHTTHSG; encoded by the exons ATGCATG ATGCCTTTAACTCTTCCAGTTGCTTCTTACAAATGGAGGACGTTGAAGACAAGCCACCCCCAGAAACCTCTGTAATAATGGCTGAGCAGAAGCCGCTGGTAGAAACCCCTGAAGAAAACAGTGAAGTGATGATGGCTGGCACTGGTTTTCCCACAGAGTTCTCTGACTTAGAAGTGTCCCTAAATGCTTCTAACGATAAAACTATTGCACAAGTTGAACATCTTCCCACAGGTGATTCAGCTTCTACTCCTGAAGCTACAATTCATGGAACAGAAGAAACCCACCAAGAAGAAGATATCTTTAACAGGCAGAAGGAAGGAGTTTCTGCTGTCACTGCTAGCAGTGATGTTGATAATAATCTGATGAATCCCTCAACATCATCTTCTGAAACAAAAGAGTTGCAGAGTGGCTCCATAGAACTAATAACAGACTCACCTCAAACCATGGTTGCTGATGTTGCAGAAGATAATTCAGCTTCAACCTCAAAAGGTTCTGTTCATGAAACGGAACAAAGCAACCAAGGAGCCATGCCTGCAAATTCTGAAGCTGGAAAATTAGAAGATATGTCAAACAGGCAACAGGATGGCAGTGATGCTGATAATCAGATGGAGCCCTCAACTTCCTCTTTTAAGGAAAAAGAGTTACAGAATGTACCTCAAACAGTGGATACTGATGTTGTTGAGGAAGCTGTTGGCTCACATTCTGTTGCTGCTGGCAATGATGATGTTGATAATTCTTCTGAAAAAATAGAGTTGCTAAACGATCATAAAGAGCTAAAGATTGAACTGCCTCAAACCGAGGTGGAAGCTGTTGAGCCACCTGCTGCCAGTGATGAGATGGCTTCCTCTTCTGAACAAGTAGAGTTGCAGAATGATGAGGAAGAACAAAAGACAGATCCTTCTCAAGACAATGTTACTGATGTTGCTTTGAGAGGTGATGATTCACCATCTGCCAGTGATGATAGTGAGATGAAACTCTTGCAGGATGACCAGAAAGAACAGAAGACAGATCCATCTCAAACCAGTATTACTGATACTACTGTGGGAGCCACAGATTCACCTAGTTTTGTCAGGCAGATGACTGTAAGAAGAACCCTAATTGATACAGCTGCTCCATTTGAATCTGTCAAGGAAGCTGTTTCCAAATTTGGAGGCATTGTGGATTGGAAGGCTCATAGAATCCAGACAGTGGAG AGACGCAAACATGTAGAACATGAACATGAAAAGGCACAGCAGCTGATCCCGGAATGTAGAAAAAAGGCCGAGGCTgcagagaaagagaaaatgagaGTGCTGCAGGAGCTGGATACCACTAAGAGACTAATAGAAGAGCTGAAACTGAACCTAGAGAGGGCTCAAACAGAAGAGCGTCAAGCAAGACAGGACTCAGAACTTGCAAAGCTGAGAGTGGAAGAGATGGAGCAAGGCATTGCAGATGACTCTAGTGTTGCAGCCAAGGCACAGCTTGAGGTAGCTAGAGCAAGGTATTCATCAGCTGTCACAGAGTTAACATCTATAAAAGAAGAGTTGGATGCATTGCGTGGCGAATATGCATCATTAGTTgttgaaaaagaagaagctGTGAAGAAATCTGAAGAGGCTATTGCTTCATCAAAGCAAGTGGAGAAGACGGTGGAAGACTTGACTATTGAGCTGATAGCAACAAAGGAGGCACTGGAAAGTGCACATGCTGCACACATGGAAGCAGAGGAGCAGAGAATAGGAACAGTGATGGCAAAAGATCAGGATTGTCTTCTTTGGGAGACGGAACTTAACCAGGCAGAAGAAGAAGTCCAGAGTCTGAACCAGAAAATTTTGTCTGCTAAGGATCTCAAATCTAAACTGCAAGCAGCCTCAGCTTTGCTGCTTAATTTGAAAGCTGAATTAAGTCTTTATATGGAATCAAAGCCTGACCCAGAAGGTGGTGATGAAGGAGTCTCCAAAGAAGGGCAAGATAAACCAGCGAAGAAGACACACAGTGAAATACAAGAAGCAGTTGCATCAGCAAAAAAGGAACTTGAGGAGGTAAAGCTTAACATAGAGAAAGCCACCACTGAGGTAAATTACTTGAAGGTGGCCGTAGCCTCGTTAAAAACAGAACTTGAAAATGAGAAACTATCTTTTGCCTCCATGAGGCAAAGAGAGGGAATGGCTTCCATCGCAGCTGCATCTCTTGAAGGTGAACTGGAGAACACTGTATCAGAAACGGCTTTGGTTCAGATGAAGGAAAAGGAAGCGAGAGAGAAAATTGCTGTGCTACCAAAGAAACTACAAGAAGCAGTTGAAGAGAACAACGAGGCCAAATTGCTTGCTCAAGAAGCTCGTGAAGAGTTGCAGAGAGTGGAGGAGGAGGCTGAACAATTGAAGGCGAGTGCAAGCACATTGCAGAGCAAATTACTAGCAGCAGAAATGGAGATAGAAGCTGCAAGAGCTTCTGAAAGGTTGGCAATAGCAGCAGGTAAAGCATTGCAAGAGAGTGAGTCACCTAAGAGCAGCAAAACTGAAGTGGATTCATCCAATTGGGTGACACTTTCAGTGGAGGAGTACTATAATCTGAGCAAGCAAGCACATGATGCAGAAAAAGAAGCCAACATGAGGGTTGCAACAGCAAATTCTAGAATTGAAGCAGCGAAGGAGTCTGAACTGAGAACCTTGGAGAAGTTGAATGGTGTGACTAGAGAAATGGCTGCAAGAAGAGAATCTCTGAAGATGGCGATGGAGAAAGCTGAAAAGGCGAGGGAGGGAAAACTAGGTGTAGAACAAGAACTAAGAAAATGGAGGGCTGATCATGAGCAACGAAGAAAAGCTGGTTCAGCAGTAGGCAAAGAATTGGTTAAGCATCAAAGTAGTAAAAGTTCAGACGGTATTCTTGAAAGACACAAAACTCATCGTTTACCTATGCCTCTTCGTTACTTTTCCAGTTCAAAGTCTTATGTACATTCTAACGGTGGAGCGGCGGTGTCATCGCCGGATTCCAAGAGcggaaagaagaagaagaagtcaTTCTTCCCATGGGTTTTGATGTTCTTTGGGAAGAAAAAGTCTCACACAACACATTCAGGGTGA
- the LOC114194352 gene encoding protein WEAK CHLOROPLAST MOVEMENT UNDER BLUE LIGHT 1-like isoform X2, producing MEDVEDKPPPETSVIMAEQKPLVETPEENSEVMMAGTGFPTEFSDLEVSLNASNDKTIAQVEHLPTGDSASTPEATIHGTEETHQEEDIFNRQKEGVSAVTASSDVDNNLMNPSTSSSETKELQSGSIELITDSPQTMVADVAEDNSASTSKGSVHETEQSNQGAMPANSEAGKLEDMSNRQQDGSDADNQMEPSTSSFKEKELQNVPQTVDTDVVEEAVGSHSVAAGNDDVDNSSEKIELLNDHKELKIELPQTEVEAVEPPAASDEMASSSEQVELQNDEEEQKTDPSQDNVTDVALRGDDSPSASDDSEMKLLQDDQKEQKTDPSQTSITDTTVGATDSPSFVRQMTVRRTLIDTAAPFESVKEAVSKFGGIVDWKAHRIQTVERRKHVEHEHEKAQQLIPECRKKAEAAEKEKMRVLQELDTTKRLIEELKLNLERAQTEERQARQDSELAKLRVEEMEQGIADDSSVAAKAQLEVARARYSSAVTELTSIKEELDALRGEYASLVVEKEEAVKKSEEAIASSKQVEKTVEDLTIELIATKEALESAHAAHMEAEEQRIGTVMAKDQDCLLWETELNQAEEEVQSLNQKILSAKDLKSKLQAASALLLNLKAELSLYMESKPDPEGGDEGVSKEGQDKPAKKTHSEIQEAVASAKKELEEVKLNIEKATTEVNYLKVAVASLKTELENEKLSFASMRQREGMASIAAASLEGELENTVSETALVQMKEKEAREKIAVLPKKLQEAVEENNEAKLLAQEAREELQRVEEEAEQLKASASTLQSKLLAAEMEIEAARASERLAIAAGKALQESESPKSSKTEVDSSNWVTLSVEEYYNLSKQAHDAEKEANMRVATANSRIEAAKESELRTLEKLNGVTREMAARRESLKMAMEKAEKAREGKLGVEQELRKWRADHEQRRKAGSAVGKELVKHQSSKSSDGILERHKTHRLPMPLRYFSSSKSYVHSNGGAAVSSPDSKSGKKKKKSFFPWVLMFFGKKKSHTTHSG from the exons ATGGAGGACGTTGAAGACAAGCCACCCCCAGAAACCTCTGTAATAATGGCTGAGCAGAAGCCGCTGGTAGAAACCCCTGAAGAAAACAGTGAAGTGATGATGGCTGGCACTGGTTTTCCCACAGAGTTCTCTGACTTAGAAGTGTCCCTAAATGCTTCTAACGATAAAACTATTGCACAAGTTGAACATCTTCCCACAGGTGATTCAGCTTCTACTCCTGAAGCTACAATTCATGGAACAGAAGAAACCCACCAAGAAGAAGATATCTTTAACAGGCAGAAGGAAGGAGTTTCTGCTGTCACTGCTAGCAGTGATGTTGATAATAATCTGATGAATCCCTCAACATCATCTTCTGAAACAAAAGAGTTGCAGAGTGGCTCCATAGAACTAATAACAGACTCACCTCAAACCATGGTTGCTGATGTTGCAGAAGATAATTCAGCTTCAACCTCAAAAGGTTCTGTTCATGAAACGGAACAAAGCAACCAAGGAGCCATGCCTGCAAATTCTGAAGCTGGAAAATTAGAAGATATGTCAAACAGGCAACAGGATGGCAGTGATGCTGATAATCAGATGGAGCCCTCAACTTCCTCTTTTAAGGAAAAAGAGTTACAGAATGTACCTCAAACAGTGGATACTGATGTTGTTGAGGAAGCTGTTGGCTCACATTCTGTTGCTGCTGGCAATGATGATGTTGATAATTCTTCTGAAAAAATAGAGTTGCTAAACGATCATAAAGAGCTAAAGATTGAACTGCCTCAAACCGAGGTGGAAGCTGTTGAGCCACCTGCTGCCAGTGATGAGATGGCTTCCTCTTCTGAACAAGTAGAGTTGCAGAATGATGAGGAAGAACAAAAGACAGATCCTTCTCAAGACAATGTTACTGATGTTGCTTTGAGAGGTGATGATTCACCATCTGCCAGTGATGATAGTGAGATGAAACTCTTGCAGGATGACCAGAAAGAACAGAAGACAGATCCATCTCAAACCAGTATTACTGATACTACTGTGGGAGCCACAGATTCACCTAGTTTTGTCAGGCAGATGACTGTAAGAAGAACCCTAATTGATACAGCTGCTCCATTTGAATCTGTCAAGGAAGCTGTTTCCAAATTTGGAGGCATTGTGGATTGGAAGGCTCATAGAATCCAGACAGTGGAG AGACGCAAACATGTAGAACATGAACATGAAAAGGCACAGCAGCTGATCCCGGAATGTAGAAAAAAGGCCGAGGCTgcagagaaagagaaaatgagaGTGCTGCAGGAGCTGGATACCACTAAGAGACTAATAGAAGAGCTGAAACTGAACCTAGAGAGGGCTCAAACAGAAGAGCGTCAAGCAAGACAGGACTCAGAACTTGCAAAGCTGAGAGTGGAAGAGATGGAGCAAGGCATTGCAGATGACTCTAGTGTTGCAGCCAAGGCACAGCTTGAGGTAGCTAGAGCAAGGTATTCATCAGCTGTCACAGAGTTAACATCTATAAAAGAAGAGTTGGATGCATTGCGTGGCGAATATGCATCATTAGTTgttgaaaaagaagaagctGTGAAGAAATCTGAAGAGGCTATTGCTTCATCAAAGCAAGTGGAGAAGACGGTGGAAGACTTGACTATTGAGCTGATAGCAACAAAGGAGGCACTGGAAAGTGCACATGCTGCACACATGGAAGCAGAGGAGCAGAGAATAGGAACAGTGATGGCAAAAGATCAGGATTGTCTTCTTTGGGAGACGGAACTTAACCAGGCAGAAGAAGAAGTCCAGAGTCTGAACCAGAAAATTTTGTCTGCTAAGGATCTCAAATCTAAACTGCAAGCAGCCTCAGCTTTGCTGCTTAATTTGAAAGCTGAATTAAGTCTTTATATGGAATCAAAGCCTGACCCAGAAGGTGGTGATGAAGGAGTCTCCAAAGAAGGGCAAGATAAACCAGCGAAGAAGACACACAGTGAAATACAAGAAGCAGTTGCATCAGCAAAAAAGGAACTTGAGGAGGTAAAGCTTAACATAGAGAAAGCCACCACTGAGGTAAATTACTTGAAGGTGGCCGTAGCCTCGTTAAAAACAGAACTTGAAAATGAGAAACTATCTTTTGCCTCCATGAGGCAAAGAGAGGGAATGGCTTCCATCGCAGCTGCATCTCTTGAAGGTGAACTGGAGAACACTGTATCAGAAACGGCTTTGGTTCAGATGAAGGAAAAGGAAGCGAGAGAGAAAATTGCTGTGCTACCAAAGAAACTACAAGAAGCAGTTGAAGAGAACAACGAGGCCAAATTGCTTGCTCAAGAAGCTCGTGAAGAGTTGCAGAGAGTGGAGGAGGAGGCTGAACAATTGAAGGCGAGTGCAAGCACATTGCAGAGCAAATTACTAGCAGCAGAAATGGAGATAGAAGCTGCAAGAGCTTCTGAAAGGTTGGCAATAGCAGCAGGTAAAGCATTGCAAGAGAGTGAGTCACCTAAGAGCAGCAAAACTGAAGTGGATTCATCCAATTGGGTGACACTTTCAGTGGAGGAGTACTATAATCTGAGCAAGCAAGCACATGATGCAGAAAAAGAAGCCAACATGAGGGTTGCAACAGCAAATTCTAGAATTGAAGCAGCGAAGGAGTCTGAACTGAGAACCTTGGAGAAGTTGAATGGTGTGACTAGAGAAATGGCTGCAAGAAGAGAATCTCTGAAGATGGCGATGGAGAAAGCTGAAAAGGCGAGGGAGGGAAAACTAGGTGTAGAACAAGAACTAAGAAAATGGAGGGCTGATCATGAGCAACGAAGAAAAGCTGGTTCAGCAGTAGGCAAAGAATTGGTTAAGCATCAAAGTAGTAAAAGTTCAGACGGTATTCTTGAAAGACACAAAACTCATCGTTTACCTATGCCTCTTCGTTACTTTTCCAGTTCAAAGTCTTATGTACATTCTAACGGTGGAGCGGCGGTGTCATCGCCGGATTCCAAGAGcggaaagaagaagaagaagtcaTTCTTCCCATGGGTTTTGATGTTCTTTGGGAAGAAAAAGTCTCACACAACACATTCAGGGTGA
- the LOC114193366 gene encoding peroxisomal multifunctional enzyme type 2, producing the protein MADSSNLKSDAIMEQMKQHIATDAGKKLTEKIGLVYQFHIAPKKLGFDEVVYTVDLKKGEVTKGPYEGGKPDATFSFKDEDFVKVALGKMNPQIAFMRGAMKIKGSLSAAQKFTPDIFPKPSKL; encoded by the exons ATGGCGGATTCTTCGAACCTGAAATCCGACGCGATTATGGAGCAGATGAAGCAGCACATCGCCACTGACGCTGGCAAAAAGCTCACGGAAAAAATTGGACTCGTTTATCAGTTTCACATTGCTCCGAAG AAACTTGGATTCGATGAGGTCGTCTATACCGTTGATCTCAAGAAAGGAGAGGTCACCAAAG GGCCATACGAAGGAGGAAAACCTGATGCAACCTTTTCATTTAAGGATGAGGACTTTGTTAAGGTTGCCTTGGGAAAGATGAATCCGCAGATTGCTTTCATGAG GGGTGCGATGAAGATTAAGGGAAGTTTGAGTGCTGCTCAAAAATTTACTCCAGATATCTTCCCAAAGCCTTCCAAGCTGTGA
- the LOC114193627 gene encoding abscisic acid 8'-hydroxylase 2-like isoform X2 yields the protein MDAIFAYIIVIFLTLFSFMFLPKLNRRKPQNQTTAKLPPGSMGWPYIGETLQLYSQDPNVYFSTKHKRFGEIFKTNILGCPCVMLISPEAARFVLVTQAHLFKPTYPKSKERLIGPFALFFHQGDYHTRLRKLVQRSLSFEALRNLVPHIEALVLSGMNSWGDGQVINMFKEMKRISFEVGILTTFGHLEPRSREELKKNYRIVDAGYNSFPTCIPGTQYQKALLDTTASAMTWVVKYLHDEPKLLESVKAEQKAIHKSNEGNNLPLSWDQTRNMRITHKVVLESLRMASIISFPFREAIADVEYKGFLIPKGWKAMPLFRNIHHNPEFFPEPQKFNPSRFEVAPKPNTFMPFGSGVHACPGNELAKLETLIMIHHLVTKFRWEVVGSKCGIQYGPFPLPLNGLPARCWRESTS from the exons ATGGATGCAATTTTCGCTTACATCATTGTCATTTTTCTTACCTTATTTTCATTCATGTTCTTACCAAAACTAAACAGAAGAAAACCTCAGAACCAAACAACCGCAAAGCTCCCTCCAGGTTCAATGGGTTGGCCGTACATAGGAGAAACCCTCCAACTCTACTCCCAAGACCCAAATGTCTACTTTTCCACCAAACACAAAAG GTTTGGTGAGATATTTAAGACCAACATCCTGGGTTGTCCCTGTGTGATGCTGATCAGCCCTGAGGCTGCACGCTTTGTGCTAGTGACTCAAGCTCACTTGTTCAAACCAACATACCCGAAAAGCAAAGAGCGTTTGATTGGTCCTTTTGCTTTGTTTTTCCATCAGGGAGACTACCACACTCGTCTGAGGAAGCTTGTTCAGAGGTCACTTTCCTTTGAAGCACTTCGCAACTTGGTGCCTCATATCGAAGCCTTAGTGTTATCTGGCATGAACTCTTGGGGTGATGGTCAAGTCATCAACATGTTTAAGGAAATGAAAAGG ATTTCTTTTGAAGTTGGAATCCTCACTACTTTTGGCCATCTTGAGCCACGTTCGAGGGAGGAGCTAAAGAAGAATTACCGTATTGTGGATGCTGGTTACAATTCCTTCCCAACTTGCATTCCAGGAACACAGTACCAAAAAGCACTTTTG GACACCACAGCTAGTGCCATGACATGGGTTGTAAAGTACCTGCATGATGAACCGAAACTTCTGGAGTCAGTAAAG GCAGAGCAGAAGGCTATTCACAAGTCTAATGAAGGTAATAATCTACCACTGAGTTGGGATCAGACTAGAAACATGAGAATCACTCACAAG GTTGTGTTAGAGAGTTTGAGAATGGCAAGCATTATTTCATTTCCTTTCAGAGAGGCAATAGCTGATGTGGAGTACAAGG GATTCTTAATACCAAAAGGGTGGAAAGCCATGCCTCTATTCAGAAATATTCACCACAATCCTGAGTTCTTTCCGGAGCCTCAGAAATTCAACCCTTCAAGGTTTGAG GTTGCACCAAAGCCCAATACTTTCATGCCATTTGGCAGTGGAGTACATGCCTGCCCTGGCAATGAGCTTGCTAAGCTGGAGACACTGATTATGATCCATCATTTGGTCACCAAATTTAG GTGGGAAGTGGTAGGATCCAAGTGTGGAATTCAGTATGGTCCATTTCCTTTGCCACTGAATGGACTCCCAGCTAGATGTTGGAGAGAATCTACCAGCTAG